One window from the genome of Salvia splendens isolate huo1 chromosome 9, SspV2, whole genome shotgun sequence encodes:
- the LOC121748543 gene encoding soluble starch synthase 1, chloroplastic/amyloplastic-like isoform X1: MTQLFFSRFHQILWLLCVRCSLNISLHIHFFFNSLLLASATLFFVSPPPPMEALHIAPGRNLAVKFVQNSGVDCFSGVRQVGFASLLSGKRKDRSFCVRARSYKEEGEIASRGRGNAQNKETEQGIFLGAERDGTGSVVGFHLIPHSAISDERVLETQQAEADKLFEEIKSSDTTSPTTTYNVVFVTSEAAPYSKTGGLGDVCGSLPIALAARGHRVMVVSPRYLVGGLSDKKFANAVDMERPTKIHCFGGVQEVGFLHEYRAGVDWVFVDHPSYHRPGTPYGDSFGAFGDNQFRFTLLCHAACEAPLVLPLGGYTYGEKCLFIANDWHAGLVPVLLAAKYRPHGVYKDARSIIVIHNLAHQGVEPAVTYKNLGLPPGWYKALEWVFPTWARTHALDPGEAVNVLKSAIVTADRIVTVSQGYSWEITTPEGGYGLQELLSSRKSVLTGITNGVDTNEWNPSIDPHLPSFYSIEDLSGKVECKAALQAELGLPIRPDVPLIGFIGRLDYQKGVDILLSAAPDLMHDDVQLVMLGSGEKQYEDWMRQLESTYKDKYRGWVGFNVPISHRITAGCDILVMPSRFEPCGLNQLYAMRYGTVPVVHCTGGLRDTVQTYDPYANEGTGEGTGWAFSPLTKESLLTTLRIAVSTFIEHKISWEGLMKRGMEKNMSWDNAAVQYEQVFNWAFIDPPYAG; the protein is encoded by the exons ATGACACAGCTGTTTTTTTCGCGCTTTCATCAGATCCTATGGCTACTTTGTGTGCGCTGTTCCCTCAACATTTCCCTTCATATTCACTTCTTCTTCAATTCCTTGCTTCTTGCCTCGGCTACTCTCTTCTTCGTTTCTCCTCCACCTCCCATGGAGGCGCTGCACATCGCCCCTGGGAGAAATCTCGCCGTAAAATTTGTTCAAAACAGCGGCGTTGATTGCTTTAGCGGTGTTAGGCAGGTGGGCTTTGCTTCTTTGTTATCTGGGAAGAGAAAAGATCGGTCCTTTTGTGTTAGGGCGAGATCGTATAAGGAAGAGGGTGAGATTGCGAGTAGGGGAAGGGGTAATGCCCAGAATAAGGAGACGGAGCAGGGAATTTTTCTGGGAGCTGAGAGGGATGGGACTGGCTCTGTTGTTGGCTTTCACTTGATTCCTCACTCTG CTATCAGTGATGAAAGAGTCTTGGAAACTCAAcaagctgaagcagataagcTGTTTGAAGAAATCAAAAGTAGCGATACTACTTCACCCACCACCACCTACAATGTGGTTTTTGTGACCTCTGAAGCAGCCCCGTATTCGAAAACCGGAGGCTTGGGAGATGTTTGTGGCTCTTTACCGATAGCATTGGCCGCACGAGGTCACCGTGTGATGGTCGTCTCTCCTAGATATTTGGTTGGAGGTTTATCGGATAAAAAATTTGCGAATGCTGTTGATATGGAAAGGCCGACCAAGATCCATTGCTTTGGTGGTGTGCAGGAGGTTGGATTCTTACATGAATACAGGGCTGGAGTTGATTGG GTCTTTGTCGACCACCCCTCATACCATCGACCTGGGACTCCGTATGGTGATAGTTTTGGTGCTTTTGGTGATAATCAG TTCCGGTTCACTTTGCTCTGTCACGCAGCTTGTGAGGCTCCCTTAGTGCTACCGCTGGGAGGTTATACTTATGGAGAAAAGTGTCTATTTATTGCAAATGACTGGCATGCTGGCCTAGTTCCTGT GCTCTTAGCCGCAAAGTATCGTCCACATGGTGTATACAAGGATGCACGGAGTATAATTGTGATTCATAATCTAGCCCATCAG GGTGTGGAGCCAGCAGTCACGTATAAGAATCTGGGATTGCCTCCTGGGTGGTACAAGGCGCTAGAATGGGTGTTCCCAACTTGGGCGAGGACACATGCTCTCGACCCTGGCGAAGCAGTCAATGTTCTGAAATCTGCTATAGTCACTGCTGACAGGATAGTGACAGTAAGCCAG GGGTACTCCTGGGAAATAACCACCCCCGAAGGTGGATATGGCTTGCAAGAGCTATTAAGCAGTCGGAAATCAGTTTTGACGG GAATCACAAACGGGGTTGATACCAATGAATGGAATCCATCTATTGATCCGCATCTTCCTTCTTTCTACTCGATTGAGGACCTCTCTGGAAAG GTTGAGTGTAAGGCTGCGCTGCAAGCAGAACTCGGTCTTCCAATCCGACCCGATGTTCCTCTG ATTGGGTTTATCGGGAGACTCGACTACCAGAAAGGTGTAGACATTCTTCTTTCAGCGGCCCCAGATCTTATGCACGATGATGTCCAACTT GTAATGCTCGGATCCGGAGAGAAACAATATGAAGACTGGATGAGGCAACTCGAATCCACTTACAAGGACAAGTATCGGGGTTGGGTTGGGTTCAACGTCCCGATCTCTCATAGGATTACAGCAGG CTGTGACATACTTGTGATGCCTTCAAGATTCGAGCCATGTGGGCTGAACCAGTTGTATGCAATGAGATACGGCACTGTTCCCGTTGTCCACTGCACCGGGGGACTTAGA GACACGGTTCAAACTTATGACCCATATGCGAATGAAGGCACTGGCGAAGGTACCGG GTGGGCATTTTCTCCTCTAACAAAAGAAAGTTTATTGACT ACCCTACGGATAGCAGTTTCGACGTTCATAGAGCACAAAATTTCGTGGGAGGGACTAATGAAGCGTGGGATGGAGAAGAACATGTCGTGGGACAACGCTGCAGTTCAGTACGAGCAAGTCTTCAACTGGGCCTTCATCGATCCTCCTTATGCTGGCTGA
- the LOC121748544 gene encoding phytolongin Phyl2.2-like, whose product MNSDPGLIYYCCIAKGTSILAEFNSKDAELGAIAAKCLEKTPPLHATFSHTVRSKTYAFMIDDPFSYFVVYDDKLEKSEGLAFLGSVKDAFVKDFNGVSELDRLSSHCFQGEFNPIFRQLLGTALYQMDGIESPMGQRIGGNGSSHGGSGPIRGRSRLGGDKGFVKMKNALLEEFKIGGRNGKKEVNDNSGNATAICSSPGFSPTSHKSRGLYSGELNCHQKAKKVWKKQVWVILSLDLIACAILFVVWLWVCRGLKCMES is encoded by the coding sequence ATGAATTCGGATCCAGGTCTGATCTACTATTGCTGCATTGCGAAAGGGACCTCCATATTAGCGGAATTCAACTCCAAGGATGCCGAGCTCGGCGCGATCGCGGCGAAATGCCTCGAGAAAACGCCGCCGCTCCACGCCACCTTCAGCCACACCGTCCGTTCGAAGACCTATGCCTTCATGATCGACGATCCCTTCTCGTATTTCGTGGTCTACGACGATAAATTGGAGAAATCTGAGGGCTTGGCGTTTCTGGGGAGCGTGAAGGATGCGTTCGTTAAGGATTTCAATGGTGTTAGCGAGTTGGACAGGTTGAGTTCTCATTGCTTCCAGGGCGAATTCAACCCTATTTTCCGGCAGCTGCTTGGCACGGCATTGTATCAAATGGATGGGATTGAGTCTCCAATGGGGCAGAGAATAGGGGGAAATGGGAGCTCTCATGGCGGCTCGGGCCCCATTCGAGGAAGGAGCAGGCTTGGTGGGGACAAAGGGTTTGTTAAGATGAAGAATGCTTTGCTTGAAGAATTCAAGATTGGTGGGAGAAATGGGAAGAAAGAGGTTAATGACAACAGTGGCAACGCCACCGCCATCTGTTCAAGCCCGGGGTTCAGCCCTACCTCGCATAAGAGTAGAGGACTCTATTCCGGGGAACTGAATTGCCATCAAAAGgccaagaaagtttggaagaagcAAGTTTGGGTGATTCTTTCGCTCGATTTGATTGCGTGTGCAATCTTGTTTGTTGTCTGGTTGTGGGTCTGCAGAGGTCTGAAATGCATGGAGAGCTGA
- the LOC121748543 gene encoding soluble starch synthase 1, chloroplastic/amyloplastic-like isoform X2, with product MTQLFFSRFHQILWLLCVRCSLNISLHIHFFFNSLLLASATLFFVSPPPPMEALHIAPGRNLAVKFVQNSGVDCFSGVRQVGFASLLSGKRKDRSFCVRARSYKEEGEIASRGRGNAQNKETEQGIFLGAERDGTGSVVGFHLIPHSAISDERVLETQQAEADKLFEEIKSSDTTSPTTTYNVVFVTSEAAPYSKTGGLGDVCGSLPIALAARGHRVMVVSPRYLVGGLSDKKFANAVDMERPTKIHCFGGVQEVGFLHEYRAGVDWVFVDHPSYHRPGTPYGDSFGAFGDNQFRFTLLCHAACEAPLVLPLGGYTYGEKCLFIANDWHAGLVPVLLAAKYRPHGVYKDARSIIVIHNLAHQGVEPAVTYKNLGLPPGWYKALEWVFPTWARTHALDPGEAVNVLKSAIVTADRIVTVSQGYSWEITTPEGGYGLQELLSSRKSVLTGITNGVDTNEWNPSIDPHLPSFYSIEDLSGKVECKAALQAELGLPIRPDVPLIGFIGRLDYQKGVDILLSAAPDLMHDDVQLVMLGSGEKQYEDWMRQLESTYKDKYRGWVGFNVPISHRITAGCDILVMPSRFEPCGLNQLYAMRYGTVPVVHCTGGLRDTVQTYDPYANEGTGEGTGYVSFPSTFSDSNHFNCKIFVCHQLVKILGLCHRPYG from the exons ATGACACAGCTGTTTTTTTCGCGCTTTCATCAGATCCTATGGCTACTTTGTGTGCGCTGTTCCCTCAACATTTCCCTTCATATTCACTTCTTCTTCAATTCCTTGCTTCTTGCCTCGGCTACTCTCTTCTTCGTTTCTCCTCCACCTCCCATGGAGGCGCTGCACATCGCCCCTGGGAGAAATCTCGCCGTAAAATTTGTTCAAAACAGCGGCGTTGATTGCTTTAGCGGTGTTAGGCAGGTGGGCTTTGCTTCTTTGTTATCTGGGAAGAGAAAAGATCGGTCCTTTTGTGTTAGGGCGAGATCGTATAAGGAAGAGGGTGAGATTGCGAGTAGGGGAAGGGGTAATGCCCAGAATAAGGAGACGGAGCAGGGAATTTTTCTGGGAGCTGAGAGGGATGGGACTGGCTCTGTTGTTGGCTTTCACTTGATTCCTCACTCTG CTATCAGTGATGAAAGAGTCTTGGAAACTCAAcaagctgaagcagataagcTGTTTGAAGAAATCAAAAGTAGCGATACTACTTCACCCACCACCACCTACAATGTGGTTTTTGTGACCTCTGAAGCAGCCCCGTATTCGAAAACCGGAGGCTTGGGAGATGTTTGTGGCTCTTTACCGATAGCATTGGCCGCACGAGGTCACCGTGTGATGGTCGTCTCTCCTAGATATTTGGTTGGAGGTTTATCGGATAAAAAATTTGCGAATGCTGTTGATATGGAAAGGCCGACCAAGATCCATTGCTTTGGTGGTGTGCAGGAGGTTGGATTCTTACATGAATACAGGGCTGGAGTTGATTGG GTCTTTGTCGACCACCCCTCATACCATCGACCTGGGACTCCGTATGGTGATAGTTTTGGTGCTTTTGGTGATAATCAG TTCCGGTTCACTTTGCTCTGTCACGCAGCTTGTGAGGCTCCCTTAGTGCTACCGCTGGGAGGTTATACTTATGGAGAAAAGTGTCTATTTATTGCAAATGACTGGCATGCTGGCCTAGTTCCTGT GCTCTTAGCCGCAAAGTATCGTCCACATGGTGTATACAAGGATGCACGGAGTATAATTGTGATTCATAATCTAGCCCATCAG GGTGTGGAGCCAGCAGTCACGTATAAGAATCTGGGATTGCCTCCTGGGTGGTACAAGGCGCTAGAATGGGTGTTCCCAACTTGGGCGAGGACACATGCTCTCGACCCTGGCGAAGCAGTCAATGTTCTGAAATCTGCTATAGTCACTGCTGACAGGATAGTGACAGTAAGCCAG GGGTACTCCTGGGAAATAACCACCCCCGAAGGTGGATATGGCTTGCAAGAGCTATTAAGCAGTCGGAAATCAGTTTTGACGG GAATCACAAACGGGGTTGATACCAATGAATGGAATCCATCTATTGATCCGCATCTTCCTTCTTTCTACTCGATTGAGGACCTCTCTGGAAAG GTTGAGTGTAAGGCTGCGCTGCAAGCAGAACTCGGTCTTCCAATCCGACCCGATGTTCCTCTG ATTGGGTTTATCGGGAGACTCGACTACCAGAAAGGTGTAGACATTCTTCTTTCAGCGGCCCCAGATCTTATGCACGATGATGTCCAACTT GTAATGCTCGGATCCGGAGAGAAACAATATGAAGACTGGATGAGGCAACTCGAATCCACTTACAAGGACAAGTATCGGGGTTGGGTTGGGTTCAACGTCCCGATCTCTCATAGGATTACAGCAGG CTGTGACATACTTGTGATGCCTTCAAGATTCGAGCCATGTGGGCTGAACCAGTTGTATGCAATGAGATACGGCACTGTTCCCGTTGTCCACTGCACCGGGGGACTTAGA GACACGGTTCAAACTTATGACCCATATGCGAATGAAGGCACTGGCGAAGGTACCGGGTACGTGTCATTTCCATCGACATTTTCCGACTCAAACCATTTCAATTGCAAGATCTTTGTATGTCATCAACTTGTGAAAATTCTTGGGCTTTGTCATAG ACCCTACGGATAG